From a single Cyprinus carpio isolate SPL01 chromosome A3, ASM1834038v1, whole genome shotgun sequence genomic region:
- the LOC109053338 gene encoding C-type lectin domain family 19 member A-like isoform X1: MFCWELCLALLITGFPVWALPSTNIKITQALPLQLSDSNQPVTCPLFWTEFEGYCYRFFPLNRTWAEADLYCAEFSNGHKSAKLTSIHSWEENVFVYDLVNSRVPGIPTDIWIGLHDRRQEGTMEWTDGSPYEYNYWDGNQPDDGIHRIPEEEDCVEIWYRQNSALRSWNDNSCDKAFPFVCKIPTLEN; this comes from the exons ATGTTCTGTTGGGAATTGTGTTTAGCCCTACTGATCACCGGCTTCCCAGTGTGGGCTCTGCCTTCAACTAACATCAAGATCACGCAAG CACTGCCCCTGCAACTGTCAGACTCAAACCAGCCTGTGACATGTCCGCTCTTCTGGACTGAATTCGAGGGTTACTGTTACCGCTTCTTCCCCTTGAACCGCACCTGGGCTGAGGCAGATCTGTACTGTGCCGAGTTCTCAAACGGACACAAATCTGCCAAACTCACCTCCATCCACAG CTGGGAAGAAAATGTGTTTGTCTATGATCTTGTAAACAGCCGTGTACCAGGAATTCCAACAGATATTTGGATCGGCCTTCATGATAGAAGACAG GAGGGCACTATGGAGTGGACAGATGGGTCACCCTATGAATACAATTACTGGGATGGAAATCAACCAGATGATGGCATCCATCGCATCCCTGAGGAGGAGGACTGTGTGGAGATCTGGTACAGACAAAACAGTG CACTGAGGTCTTGGAACGACAACAGTTGTGATAAGGCCTTTCCATTCGTCTGTAAGATTCCTACACTGGAAAACTAA
- the LOC109053338 gene encoding C-type lectin domain family 19 member A-like isoform X2, which translates to MFCWELCLALLITGFPVWALPSTNIKITQALPLQLSDSNQPVTCPLFWTEFEGYCYRFFPLNRTWAEADLYCAEFSNGHKSAKLTSIHSRVPGIPTDIWIGLHDRRQEGTMEWTDGSPYEYNYWDGNQPDDGIHRIPEEEDCVEIWYRQNSALRSWNDNSCDKAFPFVCKIPTLEN; encoded by the exons ATGTTCTGTTGGGAATTGTGTTTAGCCCTACTGATCACCGGCTTCCCAGTGTGGGCTCTGCCTTCAACTAACATCAAGATCACGCAAG CACTGCCCCTGCAACTGTCAGACTCAAACCAGCCTGTGACATGTCCGCTCTTCTGGACTGAATTCGAGGGTTACTGTTACCGCTTCTTCCCCTTGAACCGCACCTGGGCTGAGGCAGATCTGTACTGTGCCGAGTTCTCAAACGGACACAAATCTGCCAAACTCACCTCCATCCACAG CCGTGTACCAGGAATTCCAACAGATATTTGGATCGGCCTTCATGATAGAAGACAG GAGGGCACTATGGAGTGGACAGATGGGTCACCCTATGAATACAATTACTGGGATGGAAATCAACCAGATGATGGCATCCATCGCATCCCTGAGGAGGAGGACTGTGTGGAGATCTGGTACAGACAAAACAGTG CACTGAGGTCTTGGAACGACAACAGTTGTGATAAGGCCTTTCCATTCGTCTGTAAGATTCCTACACTGGAAAACTAA